CAGCGCATGCTCTATGCGCACGACAACCATGCCGTGCTGCTGGTATTCCAGGCCATGGACGCCGCCGGCAAGGACGGCACCATCCGCGCGGTGCTGACCGGCGTCGATCCCGCCGGCTGCCAGGTGTTCTCCTTCAAGCAGCCCAGCAGCGAAGAGCTGGACCATGACTTCCTGTGGCGCTGCATGCGCTGCGCCCCCGAGCGCGGCCGCATCGGCGTGTTCAACCGCAGCTATTACGAGGAGGTGCTGGTGGTGCG
The Nevskiales bacterium genome window above contains:
- a CDS encoding polyphosphate kinase 2 family protein gives rise to the protein MFKAVASPYRVPYDGSFRYRRAACAPPAPAPDKQDSKQRLQACVEELDSLQRMLYAHDNHAVLLVFQAMDAAGKDGTIRAVLTGVDPAGCQVFSFKQPSSEELDHDFLWRCMRCAPERGRIGVFNRSYYEEVLVVR